In the Andrena cerasifolii isolate SP2316 chromosome 3, iyAndCera1_principal, whole genome shotgun sequence genome, CATGATTCGCAGGAGTTTTGCTGCATCTCCGGTAACGGCGCCTCGCAAATAATGCAGACGCTCCGCATCGGATAAGGTCGTGTCCCGGACCACGAGGGACTGAAACAGGCCTTGAAAAGATGGCCAATCTTTATGCATCCCGGTGAAATTAGGCAGTGGAATTCGTGGGAGCGAGGCCTTTGACCGTCCGTTTGCCGCCATGTCTACTGAAGCCGAATCGTCCCGAGAGAAGCGCTCTACGGTACGCCTCGCGACCTCCTCCAATTTGGTGAGCTCCTCTAATTTATCCACTAACAGGGCTTCTTGCTCAAGGAAGATCTCTTCCATCGCCGATGGCTGACCTTCCTTAAAATAAGGTTCGCCCGCTAGTTCTGGGTCGGCGAACATGGCGATCAATTTATCGTGCTGTGCCTCGAACTGGGCCCAATTTTTACGCAGGGCCCCCAAGCGAGTAGATACGTTCTCCTTTGTCCAATTATTAGCACCTAATTTCTTTAGATTATCATACGCACGTGAGATTCGACCACAGAGGTCACGTTGTCCCGTTATGAGATGACTCATTGTTTTCCGACAGGTCACGCGCGACGATTACGTACAGCACTCCCGAGGGATCCCAAACGTTCCAGAAATCGCAGATTCCAAAGGCGCagctccggctcgaaggaccagaACTTTCGATAGTTCAGAGCACAAAGTCACTGAAGAAAACAAAACTCAACAGAAACCGGGGCGTGTCAGTTACCCACGGTCGATAATGCAGAAATCGCGTGAAAAAGCTAGGGATTCACGTGCTGTTAGCAATTAATGCGCATTAACTGAGCCCCCAGACTTCGACAAGGTAGCACACCTGGGGGGTACGACCCCCGGAGGGGAAGAGACGCTCAAGTTAAGAGTTCGAATGGAAAATTTAAGTCAGGACTCACAATTCCGCAACAATATAATATCGTTTGAAGCTTTGTTATAAAATAGTTAGAACCCTTGgcgttatttaatattaatgataTAGTATATATATTTACGATACTAAATCGCTAGTGGAACATAATAAGTCTCGACTCGAAGTCTGAATAACGTAATTATACAAGATATGACACTAGGTGGAATGAAACTGTTTAGCTTTAGAAAATTGAGAGGATTACTTCTCTCAGAATATACTGGTTTAATgttgcctatcagctggcccacgcTTTTCTAGTATGGGATTtgaggggctaattaaagcgtccTCGGAAGGAAGTTCAGGGGCTAACTAAAGCGTCCTTAGATAGGAGTTCAGGGGCTAACTAAAGCGTCCTTAGGTAGGTTTGGTGTCAGGACCAAGACTGGACTTTTCTTCTGGCAGGCCTAAATTTATACTCGCACGCGCGCTTAAGTCGTTCACGGCGCTGAATTCAGTTTGAAAGGGCGGTTATACGCATGCGTTGCGCGTGATTGAATTTAACTGTTCTACGTAGCGTGTTCCTCGTACATGTCTCAATATTAATAGAACAAAAATAACGATAAATTATAAAGATTAatagaaaggaaaagaaaaatttacggcGGTTAGTAGAGATATGTTATACCCTTGAGGTCCTCCACGTCCTTCGTAAACGAGATGTAACGttctttcgttaaaaatagcagGCTAATCTTACTGTTATATATTAAAGTAACACGCGTTTTAGTAATATATATTCagtattatatttgttaactgACGATAATATTACACCAATACCTCATATACATCGCAATGGCTCGCGACGTACGACTTCTTGGTCGCACGTGAGGCAACCTGACCCCCCGATCTCGCTCGACCTCGCTCGGCGCTAATCGGCCGCAGCGCGACGGTTTATCCGACGTTTATTGTATACCCGTACGCATACATCACACTTACCCTTGAACGCGTCTACCAATTCCTTAATCACGAAGTGCGCGTCGTAGCCGGACAGGTTGTGGAACACCACAGGTATCGTGTACGAACGTTGATACCGCAAGACCAATGAGCAGCGCCCCTGTACTCGGAAGAGTGATAATGATCGCGCACTTTCACGTCATCTTCACCTCTGTCGAAGAGTCCCCCGCACATGTGACATACGGTCGCTTCACGAAAACTTCGCCACTGTTGGTTCGTTAACGACGTCATGGACTTCTTGGTGCGTAACCACGAGAACGCAACGTTCGCAAATTCGCGCAGTTCGCGCACGAACTACTCTACACAATCGGTATCGCTGCGATACGCTCGATATCTATACAGAGATTCGTCGACAGAACAATATACATAGTACTCTACACTATAAGGTCTGTAACGTTGATACGCATATGTGCGGCAATGGTCCATCGGTGACTGCTCAATGTTCTCCAGCAAGCACTCAAAGTCTGCATATACGACGAACGGCACTCGTTCCTTGAACTCATAATGTTCGAATCGCAAAAATTTGTCCTCGTCGAACGGCAATTCTACTGCACACTCGTTTAATCGCAGACAATCCACGGTGTGCTGCTGTAATCGATCCGTCGATGAGGAAAAGTTCAGGCACCTGAAACGTATACGGAAAAACAATGCAAATGCTGCGTCGCAAATtgcttgatttttttaaattccttatttGGTTACGTATCGCAAACGAACACTTGGCTATGATGGTTGCGCAATTGTCTGGAAATCAGTCGAGACAGACTGCAAATACACGCGAAATGATACCGCTGCGCATCCTTGAAATCCTGTGTCTGCCCTCTAGCTTGTTGCTGGTCACGCGTAGAGGCACACAACCTTCGTCGTCGGAACATAGGTACACGTTTACGGATTCTGCGAGAATTACAGGCGTATCGTGATGAACGCGTGACACGAGTAGATCCTGATTCGCGTGCGAGTCGATACGAACGTGATGTACGCAGCCTCCATCACCCCCGCGATAATACCGAAACTCAAGATCAACAAGATTTAATGGCGTATGCCGCACGTCGCGTTAGAAGAGATGAACAAATTATCGATGCTACGTCTCCTGGAAAGTGATCGACCGATCGCGATGAGTTTCCTGTCGTGGGACCTGTACGAGTATTCACTGCTGCAAACGACTACGAAGCACACGTGGACCGTAAAAGCCTTGTCGCAGATCGAGAAACCACGATATGTGATATTCGCTATGCAAACCGATCGGAAGAATAATCTCGAGAATAGCGCGTGCAGATTAGACGCGTGCAAACTCACAAACGTACGATTGTTTCTGAATTCCGAGGCGTATCCGTACGATGACCTGAACCTTGATTTCAACAAATCTAAATACGCGCTCCTGTACGATATGTACGCGAAATTTACTCGTTCGTACTATGGCTACGGCGAACCATTGTTGAACACTGTCGAATTCCTACGATACGCCCCTATCGCGATCATAGATTATTCTCGACAGAACGAGTCGGTGAAGAGTGCAACGGTGAATGTGCGAATCGACTTCGAGTGTAGAGATAACGTACCCGCTAATACCACTGCATACTGTTTGCTCATACACGACCTATAGTCTAGTATAGCCCTTTGACGAACGTCGTACGAAAAATCACGTGATGCATCCAACGACTACTATACCAAGTTACtgttcttttattagtaactaataacttACTGTAACTAACTGTTCttattattagcaataaataCTTACTTGCGGTAAATATCACTTATCCTAAAACTATCGCTCTTTCGATCTTCATTCTTTACTAGGTATGCGAcgatctcgaaacatctatacCTATTATGCTTCTCGAATAACATCTATTTTATGGTATAGTCTCCTGCGGTGTAAATGTACTCGCATGGCCTACGCAACGTCGATACATCTGTATTTACACTCTCATGACTATAGAGTGATAACTGGTGCTCGCAACCAGACCTTCATGCAGTACCACATCTCTCGCGTCAAATATGTTTTGTAAATCGTAATCAACATCATGTCGAATTCATCTCTCGTTCAGTGGAGTGCCGACAAAATTATTCGTTTACTTCACTTTAATCTTCTACACATAATATTCTGATGATGCGAGATCGCGGAAGCATGTGCGCATTATTCTTAGAAGTTGACCTtcgattataataaatatatgttttgttTTTTGACTTGGTGATCACGCGATGGTGATGCAGGTTTCGACTTCCATATTCTTCTTGCACacatgatgataataataataatacatatctTTTGTCTGGAGACAGTGAAACAGAGCCGCATAACATACCTCTCTCGCGCTCCAAATTCAAACGTCGCGAATCGTACGCCGCGATCGCGTCTGCGCCTCCGAATTGCGCGGCTGCGACGCGGCTATTGCATGCGGCATCGAGCCATCGGGCGATAGAAGCGCGCCGGGtagttttgaattttcgcggtTCCGGGAATGCACGCGCGAAGATACCGCGTATTATTCTTGGAAGTGGGCTTTCGATCATTACAGCTATGTATTTACGA is a window encoding:
- the LOC143367250 gene encoding uncharacterized protein LOC143367250, whose protein sequence is MPHVALEEMNKLSMLRLLESDRPIAMSFLSWDLYEYSLLQTTTKHTWTVKALSQIEKPRYVIFAMQTDRKNNLENSACRLDACKLTNVRLFLNSEAYPYDDLNLDFNKSKYALLYDMYAKFTRSYYGYGEPLLNTVEFLRYAPIAIIDYSRQNESVKSATVNVRIDFECRDNVPANTTAYCLLIHDL